TCTCTTTTGTACCCAAAGAGATGACACTTATGGtcacttaaattttaataaattgtatttttgtgtagaaaattttagataattttaattttacccCATAATGTTCAGAATATACAGTGAAGAGTTTTCTTTCTGCATAAATATAGTAGAATAATTGTCTCAAAAgagaattatatatatcatatcatcTATATGCTATATAATACATTAGAggttcgtttggaacgccgtattaagtcgtattgtattgtattgtattatattgaattatattttatgcaatatttttatgtaaaactatatgtgataataacttttatggacacctaaatatataatattttagtataaattaaagtttaacatagtattatataaaaatatgatatataattcaattcaatataatacaatacaatacgacctaatacggcaaGTAAACAATTACACaagaatatatacatatatatagcaaTAGCACATGCATCAGCTATTtcactttaaaatattatgagTGTGAAGAAAACAATTACCAATGCATTTTAATATAAGAAAGCTCATAAtaaaaagagaaatgctaaagggcaccactggtgcctagcaccctcctacgtgtcaatatcgctattggtgcaattaagtatcgggtcccatatagtttaatataataatttttatagagtatcgctagccaattgcAAGTCGACACATttagaaggtgctaggcaccactggtgcccaatagcaatgctctaataaaaattagtaactATAGTTCGATTTTTGCGCTAACAGTAATAACAATTAGTAGTATTCAGTATATTATATTAGCTAGGGAGTCGGTTAGCCTTTTTCTTAGATTTCGAATTCGTAATTTGGTTGTAAAGGAGTTTGTGATTAATACGTTTTTCCTTTTTGatcaataacaataataacaataataataataataagttgaataaaactttattaatcgCCTAATTAGTAGTTAATATAGTATactaaaaacaataaaagattAATGATTATAAACTAACAAAACCCTAAGTTGACGAAAGCAAAACATGGGTTTCTATCAATATCTCTAAAAAACCAAACTTGAAGAATATGATTTGGTTTTAGTCCATTATTGTCAACAATACTAAACCAATTTTTGTTAAAGACATACGATACAGGAGAAGTTGATTTATTCTTCTTTGGGTATGTCCATTGCTTAAAGACAAGAGTTGTTTGTTGTAAATTTGGTTCAATAACACGAACAATTAAACCTTTAGTTTTGGGTtgtactttctctttctcttcttcattTAAAAAATCATCAGATACAATCTGATTCACCGGCATTGAGAGTCTATTAGCTTGTTTTTTAAGATCACTCTCAAAAAGTTTTTTCTGATAAATAAGTAGAAGAGGCGTTTGTTGTTCTCGACCAACACTACCATTAATCGCCGCGATTAACTCAAGAGATAGCGGCGGTGGTGGATTTGGCCCTGCAACCACACCTCGAGGATTCGATCTTGTAACTGCATTACTTGGTATTTTAATCTTCCTTGGTTTCTTGTTACTCTTATGATGATcacttgatgatgatgatgatgatgatatttCTCTCTTATTATGATCAATACCTAATTGATCACTTGATGaagatgatggtgatgatgata
This Cannabis sativa cultivar Pink pepper isolate KNU-18-1 chromosome 6, ASM2916894v1, whole genome shotgun sequence DNA region includes the following protein-coding sequences:
- the LOC115695484 gene encoding putative B3 domain-containing protein At5g35780, translating into MIKFNALVDVCYQLLKTEYGYNDNNKRKISSSPSSSSSDQLGIDHNKREISSSSSSSSDHHKSNKKPRKIKIPSNAVTRSNPRGVVAGPNPPPPLSLELIAAINGSVGREQQTPLLLIYQKKLFESDLKKQANRLSMPVNQIVSDDFLNEEEKEKVQPKTKGLIVRVIEPNLQQTTLVFKQWTYPKKNKSTSPVSYVFNKNWFSIVDNNGLKPNHILQVWFFRDIDRNPCFAFVNLGFC